One Brassica napus cultivar Da-Ae chromosome C4, Da-Ae, whole genome shotgun sequence genomic region harbors:
- the LOC125585413 gene encoding delta(8)-fatty-acid desaturase 2-like, which produces MVEQTKKRFIASDDLKKHNQPGDLWISIQGKVYDVSHWVKSHPGGEAAILNLAGQDVTDAFIAYHPGTAWRHLENLHNGYHVKDHHVSDVSRDYRRLAAEFSKRGLFDKKGHVTLYTLTCVALMLAAVVYGVVACTSLWAHLISAVLLGLLWIQSAYVGHDSGHYNVTSTKPCNKLVQLLSGNCITGISIAWWKWTHNAHHISCNSLDHDPDLQHIPVLAVSNKFFKSMTSRFYGRKLTFDPLARLLISYQHWSFYPIMCVGRINLFVQTLLLLFSRRHVPDRALNIAGILVFWTWFPLLVSFLPNWQERIIFVFISMAVTAIQHVQFCLNHFAADVYTGPPNGNDWFEKQTAGTLDISCRSYMDWFFGGLQFQLEHHLFPRLPRCHLRGVSPVVQELCNKHNLPYRSLSWWEANVWTLRTLRKAAVQARDVTNPVLENLLWEALNTHG; this is translated from the coding sequence ATGGTAGAACAAACAAAGAAGAGATTCATTGCAAGCGATGATCTAAAAAAACACAACCAACCTGGAGATCTATGGATCTCCATCCAAGGCAAAGTCTACGACGTCTCCCACTGGGTTAAATCCCACCCCGGAGGCGAAGCAGCGATCCTAAACCTCGCCGGTCAAGACGTCACCGACGCCTTCATCGCTTACCATCCCGGAACCGCATGGCGCCACCTCGAAAACCTCCACAACGGTTACCACGTGAAAGACCACCACGTGTCCGACGTGTCGCGTGACTACCGTCGTTTAGCCGCGGAGTTTTCAAAACGCGGACTCTTCGATAAAAAAGGTCACGTGACTCTTTACACGCTCACGTGCGTCGCTTTGATGCTCGCGGCGGTTGTATACGGCGTCGTCGCATGCACGAGCCTCTGGGCCCATTTAATATCCGCCGTCTTGCTGGGCCTTCTCTGGATACAGAGCGCTTACGTGGGACATGACTCTGGTCATTACAACGTGACGTCGACGAAGCCGTGTAATAAACTCGTCCAGCTTCTGTCTGGTAACTGCATCACTGGGATATCGATCGCGTGGTGGAAATGGACGCACAACGCTCACCATATCTCTTGTAATAGTCTTGACCACGATCCTGACCTCCAGCACATCCCTGTCTTAGCCGTCTCCAACAAGTTCTTTAAGTCGATGACGTCACGTTTCTATGGGAGGAAGTTGACGTTCGATCCACTAGCTCGGCTCTTGATCAGTTACCAACACTGGTCGTTTTATCCAATCATGTGTGTGGGGAGAATCAATCTCTTTGTCCAAACGTTACTTTTGCTATTCTCGAGACGTCACGTTCCTGATCGAGCCTTGAACATAGCTGGGATTCTTGTTTTCTGGACGTGGTTTCCTCTTTTAGTATCCTTCCTACCAAACTGGCAAGAGAGGATCATCTTTGTATTCATAAGCATGGCTGTCACGGCGATTCAACACGTTCAGTTCTGTTTAAACCATTTTGCGGCAGATGTTTACACCGGTCCGCCTAATGGGAACGATTGGTTCGAGAAGCAGACCGCCGGTACGCTTGATATATCGTGTAGGTCGTACATGGACTGGTTCTTTGGTGGGTTGCAGTTTCAGCTAGAGCATCATTTGTTCCCTAGGCTGCCGCGTTGCCATCTCAGGGGAGTTTCTCCTGTGGTTCAGGAGCTTTGTAATAAGCATAATCTTCCGTACAGGAGTCTTTCGTGGTGGGAGGCTAATGTGTGGACGCTCAGGACGCTGAGAAAAGCAGCGGTTCAAGCTAGAGATGTGACTAATCCTGTGTTGGAGAATTTGCTATGGGAAGCTTTGAATACTCACGGCTAG
- the LOC106450706 gene encoding U11/U12 small nuclear ribonucleoprotein 59 kDa protein isoform X1 gives MNPASYQPPFHWAPMPPPDPPRCGAFWNTKNITDQLKQLQDTIRLAKSMEKELDALRMIKDGKDSMETVEGESGVECLRRYVESVKIDLEEQEKLSVEAANSLMFTLRAQLEPFRFAVDENSPWEEKSAAVRLSCRMKKSKRNKLWKKKKRRCLAEMRAKEPERFEQADREADGWREKEMAKDMANKKVDEMKAIEKVKAKRERRRLEPELELALIVEEMQELRSLRIEKLKKQGHFLPEEDDKFFESVRAAVEQEENQAQSVINMEIEENVIPSEEGTTQTTGNEIINKGTDKESNTVAAASCEKTVEAPPPDKGVDNVSNLPVECYHYYYGSNLDMGRLIEIRREWDAYLSPGGRSCFLYSRIPGHWVQPSPPADEIWASCLVKNSKE, from the exons ATGAATCCGGCGAGTTACCAGCCTCCGTTCCACTGGGCTCCGATGCCACCTCCGGATCCACCTCGCTGCGGTGCGTTCTGGAACACCAAGAACATAACCGATCAGCTCAAACAGCTCCAAGATACAATCCGCCTCGCAAAATCAAT GGAGAAGGAACTAGATGCATTGAGGATGATCAAAGATGGTAAAGATTCGATGGAAACTGTGGAGGGAGAGTCAGGGGTAGAGTGTTTGAGGAGATATGTAGAAAGTGTGAAGATTGATTTGGAAGAGCAGGAGAAGCTTTCAGTGGAAGCTGCTAACTCCTTGATGTTTACCTTGAGAGCACAGCTTGAGCCTTTTAGGTTTGCTGTTGACGAGAATTCTCCATGGGAGGAGAAGTCTGCGGCGGTGAGATTGAGTTGTAGGATGAAGAAGTCTAAAAGGAATAAactttggaagaagaagaagagacgttGCCTTGCAGAGATGCGAGCTAAG GAGCCTGAAAGATTTGAACAAGCTGATCGAGAGGCTGATGGATGGAGGGAAAAGGAAATGGCCAAGGACATGGCTAACAAAAAG GTTGATGAGATGAAGGCTATTGAGAAGGTCAAGGCGAAACGAGAGCGAAGGAGATTAGAACCGGAG CTTGAACTAGCTCTAATCGTTGAGGAAATGCAAGAGTTGCGTTCGCTAAGAATCGAAAAACTGAAGAAGCAAG GGCATTTTCTCCcggaagaagatgacaagttttTCGAGAGCGTTCGAGCTGCGGTGGAGCAAGAGGAGAATCAAGCTCAGTCTGTAATCAACATGGAGATCGAAGAGAATGTCATTCCCTCCGAGGAAGGCACTACTCAAACCACCGGTAACGAAATCATCAACAAAGGCACGGATAAAGAAAGCAATACTGTCGCAGCAGCGTCTTGTGAAAAGACAGTAGAAGCTCCTCCTCCTGACAAAGGTGTCGACAATGTGTCAAATTTACCGGTCGAGTGCTATCATTATTACTATGGAAGCAATTTGGACATGGGTAGACTTATTGAG ATCAGAAGAGAATGGGATGCATATCTGAGTCCCGGAGGAAG GTCTTGTTTCTTATACAGCCGGATTCCTGGACATTGGGTACAGCCATCACCACCAGCCGATGAGATTTGGGCTTCTTGTCTTGTTAAAAACTCCAAAGAGTGA
- the LOC106454538 gene encoding RING-H2 finger protein ATL67 — protein MSTAASSSPVFLFHPPLPPSPPHDSNHSYLTTLGFGYSIAIALGFLVLLSTVLLSSYICCRDSRRRTTAVESTSASVILPRVIFVAEEDLEAGDVNVGLDQAVINSYPKFHFSKETSAASSDGYGSGGDTTCSICLCEYREAEMLRMMPECKHYFHLCCLDAWLKLNGSCPVCRNSPLPTPTSTPQSTPLSEVVPLSQYAADRRRARR, from the coding sequence ATGTCAACCGCCGCCTCCTCCTCCCCCGTCTTCCTCTTCCACCCTCCTCTTCCACCGTCGCCTCCACACGACTCCAACCACTCTTACCTCACAACTCTAGGCTTTGGATACTCCATAGCCATAGCTCTCGGTTTCCTTGTCCTCCTCTCCACCGTCCTTTTATCCTCCTACATCTGTTGCCGCGACTCTCGCCGCCGCACAACCGCCGTTGAATCCACCAGCGCAAGCGTTATACTCCCTCGCGTAATCTTCGTCGCGGAAGAAGATCTTGAAGCGGGTGACGTCAACGTGGGACTTGACCAAGCCGTCATAAACTCTTACCCTAAGTTCCACTTCTCAAAAGAAACCTCCGCCGCGTCTTCCGATGGTTATGGCAGCGGTGGAGATACGACTTGTTCGATCTGTTTGTGTGAGTATAGAGAAGCAGAGATGTTGAGGATGATGCCGGAGTGTAAACACTACTTCCATTTATGTTGTCTTGATGCGTGGCTTAAACTAAACGGATCTTGTCCTGTTTGTCGGAACTCGCCGCTTCCGACTCCGACTTCTACACCTCAGTCAACACCTTTGTCGGAAGTTGTGCCGCTCTCACAATATGCCGCTGACCGGAGGAGAGCAAGAAGATGA
- the LOC125585412 gene encoding uncharacterized protein LOC125585412 isoform X1, with amino-acid sequence MYDELLHSESLIGLFHLVGTADFLNFESLDAFILHYVEDKSEEEISYMVRNEELKSLLKIIKFARFYLKNPDKLFSAVLPLVKKSQEEFSQMIVNKDLPSLIKLIKVAEYIGYENVRKAARNHILSKSSNQLSHEIHSQNLKSLIKIFKLSLCRSSSYIHLSE; translated from the exons ATGTATGACGAGCTCCTACACAGCGAAAGCTTGATCGGTCTCTTCCACCTTGTCGGGACGGCtgattttctgaattttgagTCACTGGACGCTTTTATCCTCCACTATGTGGAAGACAAATCAGAAGAAGAGATATCTTATATGGTACGCAATGAAGAACTCAAGTCTCTCCTCAAAATTATcaag tTTGCTCGTTTTTATCTGAAAAATCCCGACAAGCTGTTCTCTGCGGTGCTCCCCCTTGTAAAGAAATCACAAGAAGAGTTCTCCCAGATGATTGTCAACAAAGATTTACCTAGTTTGATCAAGTTGATCAAG GTGGCTGAGTACATTGGTTATGAGAATGTGCGCAAAGCTGCACGCAACCATATCCTCTCTAAGTCAAGTAACCAACTTTCCCATGAAATCCATAGCCAAAACCTCAAGTCTCTCATCAAAATTTTCAAGCTTTCGCTGTGTAGGAGCTCGTCATACATCCACCTCTCCGAGTAA
- the LOC125585411 gene encoding cullin-1-like → MDDSVSHVLLERTLAWINRVVAKFKQGLEGGEWKDEVSDEEAVNLSKDISSLCPLYGPKLYLFYERLYGTYYKHSVLPCVKNKQGEEMLRELCHRWNNHQHMVSYLAKFFGGLQKFVPELSFTSDEVCLASQVLSKRKRAGKYKASLEEVAMVTFRDQVLIASEATTALIKMITDQRDGVLVHES, encoded by the exons ATGGATGATAGCGTGTCCCATGTCTTGCTGGAGCGCACATTGGCTTGGATTAACCGCGTGGTGGCTAAGTTCAAGCAGGGTTTGGAAGGAGGCGAGTGGAAGGATGAAGTTTCTGATGAGGAGGCTGTTAATCTCAGCAAGGATATCTCCAGTTTATGTCCCCTGTATGGTCCTAAGCTCTATCTGTTTTATGAACGGCTCTATGGAACATACTACAAGCATAGT gtGTTACCATGTGTAAAGAACAAGCAAGGGGAAGAAATGCTTCGTGAGCTTTGCCATAGGTGGAACAATCACCAGCATATGGTTTCATACCTCGCCAAGTTTTTTGGCGGTCTTCAAAAGTTTGTTCCGGAGCTTTCGTTTACATCAGATGAAGTTTGCTTGGCTTCTCAGGTTCTCTCCAAAAGGAAAAGAGCTGGAAAATATAAAGCTTCATTGGAAGAGGTTGCCATGGTGACTTTCCGAGATCAAGTTCTCATAGCTTCTGAAGCCACAACGGCCCTTATCAAGATGATAACTGATCAACGCGATGGAGTTCTAGTACATGAAAGTTGA
- the LOC125585412 gene encoding uncharacterized protein LOC125585412 isoform X2: protein MYDELLHSESLIGLFHLVGTADFLNFESLDAFILHYVEDKSEEEISYMFARFYLKNPDKLFSAVLPLVKKSQEEFSQMIVNKDLPSLIKLIKVAEYIGYENVRKAARNHILSKSSNQLSHEIHSQNLKSLIKIFKLSLCRSSSYIHLSE from the exons ATGTATGACGAGCTCCTACACAGCGAAAGCTTGATCGGTCTCTTCCACCTTGTCGGGACGGCtgattttctgaattttgagTCACTGGACGCTTTTATCCTCCACTATGTGGAAGACAAATCAGAAGAAGAGATATCTTATATG tTTGCTCGTTTTTATCTGAAAAATCCCGACAAGCTGTTCTCTGCGGTGCTCCCCCTTGTAAAGAAATCACAAGAAGAGTTCTCCCAGATGATTGTCAACAAAGATTTACCTAGTTTGATCAAGTTGATCAAG GTGGCTGAGTACATTGGTTATGAGAATGTGCGCAAAGCTGCACGCAACCATATCCTCTCTAAGTCAAGTAACCAACTTTCCCATGAAATCCATAGCCAAAACCTCAAGTCTCTCATCAAAATTTTCAAGCTTTCGCTGTGTAGGAGCTCGTCATACATCCACCTCTCCGAGTAA
- the LOC125585410 gene encoding U11/U12 small nuclear ribonucleoprotein 59 kDa protein-like: MNPASYQPPFHWAPMLPPDPPRCGAFWNTKNISDQLKQLEDTIHLAKSMEKELDALRMIKEGKGSMETVEGGSGGVECLRRCLEVVKVDLEEQEKLSVEAANSLMSTLRAQLEPFRFAVDENSPWEEKSAAVRLSCRMKKSKRNKLWKKKKRRCLAEMRAKEPERFEQADREADEWREKEMAKDMANKKVDEMKAIEKVKAKRERRRLEPELELALIVEEMQELRSLRIEKLKKQGHFLPEEDDKFFESVRAAVEQEENQAQSVINMETEENVIPSEEGTTQTTGNEIINKDTDKESNDVAAASCEKTVEAPPPDKGVDNVSNLPVECYHYYYGSNLDMGRLIEIRREWDAYLSLLSCIQWGQWRRKGLYRNPFL; encoded by the exons ATGAATCCGGCGAGTTACCAGCCTCCGTTCCACTGGGCTCCGATGCTACCTCCCGATCCACCTCGCTGCGGTGCGTTCTGGAACACCAAGAACATATCCGATCAGCTCAAACAGCTCGAAGATACAATCCACCTCGCAAAATCAAT GGAGAAGGAACTAGATGCATTGAGGATGATCAAAGAAGGTAAAGGATCAATGGAAACTGTGGAGGGAGGCTCAGGAGGAGTTGAGTGTTTGAGGAGATGTTTAGAAGTTGTGAAGGTTGATTTGGAAGAGCAGGAGAAGCTTTCAGTGGAAGCTGCTAACTCCTTGATGTCTACGTTAAGAGCACAGCTTGAGCCTTTTAGGTTTGCTGTTGACGAGAATTCTCCATGGGAGGAGAAGTCTGCGGCGGTGAGATTGAGTTGTAGGATGAAGAAGTCTAAAAGGAATAAactttggaagaagaagaagagacgttGCCTTGCAGAGATGCGAGCTAAG GAGCCTGAAAGATTTGAACAAGCTGATCGAGAGGCTGATGAATGGAGGGAAAAGGAAATGGCCAAGGACATGGCTAACAAAAAG GTTGATGAGATGAAGGCTATTGAGAAGGTCAAGGCGAAACGAGAGCGAAGGAGATTAGAACCGGAG CTTGAACTAGCTCTAATCGTTGAGGAAATGCAAGAGTTGCGTTCGCTAAGAATCGAAAAACTGAAGAAGCAAG GTCATTTTCTTCcggaagaagatgacaagttctTCGAGAGTGTTCGAGCTGCGGTGGAGCAAGAGGAGAATCAAGCTCAGTCTGTAATCAACATGGAGACCGAAGAGAATGTCATTCCCTCCGAGGAAGGCACTACTCAAACCACCGGTAACGAAATCATCAACAAAGACACGGATAAAGAAAGCAATGATGTCGCAGCAGCGTCTTGTGAAAAGACAGTAGAAGCTCCTCCTCCTGACAAAGGTGTCGACAATGTGTCAAATTTACCGGTCGAGTGCTATCATTATTACTATGGAAGCAATTTGGACATGGGTAGACTTATTGAG ATCAGAAGAGAATGGGATGCATATCTGAGTCTTCTCTCTTGTATACAGTGGGGACAATGGAGAAGGAAAGGCCTTTACCGAAATCCATTCCTATGA
- the LOC106450706 gene encoding U11/U12 small nuclear ribonucleoprotein 59 kDa protein isoform X2 produces MNPASYQPPFHWAPMPPPDPPRCGAFWNTKNITDQLKQLQDTIRLAKSMEKELDALRMIKDGKDSMETVEGESGVECLRRYVESVKIDLEEQEKLSVEAANSLMFTLRAQLEPFRFAVDENSPWEEKSAAVRLSCRMKKSKRNKLWKKKKRRCLAEMRAKEPERFEQADREADGWREKEMAKDMANKKVDEMKAIEKVKAKRERRRLEPELELALIVEEMQELRSLRIEKLKKQGHFLPEEDDKFFESVRAAVEQEENQAQSVINMEIEENVIPSEEGTTQTTGNEIINKGTDKESNTVAAASCEKTVEAPPPDKGVDNVSNLPVECYHYYYGSNLDMGRLIEIRREWDAYLSPGGSRIPGHWVQPSPPADEIWASCLVKNSKE; encoded by the exons ATGAATCCGGCGAGTTACCAGCCTCCGTTCCACTGGGCTCCGATGCCACCTCCGGATCCACCTCGCTGCGGTGCGTTCTGGAACACCAAGAACATAACCGATCAGCTCAAACAGCTCCAAGATACAATCCGCCTCGCAAAATCAAT GGAGAAGGAACTAGATGCATTGAGGATGATCAAAGATGGTAAAGATTCGATGGAAACTGTGGAGGGAGAGTCAGGGGTAGAGTGTTTGAGGAGATATGTAGAAAGTGTGAAGATTGATTTGGAAGAGCAGGAGAAGCTTTCAGTGGAAGCTGCTAACTCCTTGATGTTTACCTTGAGAGCACAGCTTGAGCCTTTTAGGTTTGCTGTTGACGAGAATTCTCCATGGGAGGAGAAGTCTGCGGCGGTGAGATTGAGTTGTAGGATGAAGAAGTCTAAAAGGAATAAactttggaagaagaagaagagacgttGCCTTGCAGAGATGCGAGCTAAG GAGCCTGAAAGATTTGAACAAGCTGATCGAGAGGCTGATGGATGGAGGGAAAAGGAAATGGCCAAGGACATGGCTAACAAAAAG GTTGATGAGATGAAGGCTATTGAGAAGGTCAAGGCGAAACGAGAGCGAAGGAGATTAGAACCGGAG CTTGAACTAGCTCTAATCGTTGAGGAAATGCAAGAGTTGCGTTCGCTAAGAATCGAAAAACTGAAGAAGCAAG GGCATTTTCTCCcggaagaagatgacaagttttTCGAGAGCGTTCGAGCTGCGGTGGAGCAAGAGGAGAATCAAGCTCAGTCTGTAATCAACATGGAGATCGAAGAGAATGTCATTCCCTCCGAGGAAGGCACTACTCAAACCACCGGTAACGAAATCATCAACAAAGGCACGGATAAAGAAAGCAATACTGTCGCAGCAGCGTCTTGTGAAAAGACAGTAGAAGCTCCTCCTCCTGACAAAGGTGTCGACAATGTGTCAAATTTACCGGTCGAGTGCTATCATTATTACTATGGAAGCAATTTGGACATGGGTAGACTTATTGAG ATCAGAAGAGAATGGGATGCATATCTGAGTCCCGGAGGAAG CCGGATTCCTGGACATTGGGTACAGCCATCACCACCAGCCGATGAGATTTGGGCTTCTTGTCTTGTTAAAAACTCCAAAGAGTGA
- the LOC125585405 gene encoding uncharacterized protein LOC125585405 — protein sequence MDSIVASFEEALQRHLQQLLGSGLFQGCMDALKVIKPLPAGRMEPQLSCVLNKIATLTKKADTQVLEAAKLALLSCLNEKEFGIKCLQTVIQSLRDVLEQETQGDELVNFVLSTCMTECGRCLKDLVACVESAEQKNKGRKKYYTFDSLKLMAENVILQSQALELVSLVTALRKEKLSNEETRSILEESLENISDGLANNSSYPQEDLFGLMYDLLGIRIGDELAGFALDLLIKRLKKKNKMEELLNQQELLDPFVPVVIGFLSNTQFVSSALSSLDLLMSKKLPSLTPEAEGDSYDEGESKVLDLAVNSENEEIRLIGKKILLDFLHKDSLRDEQRLLKHTGYLLEKLRSDNQNETADRAIDILYAIFTVLVETGRKQFLNKHAKELFGSLLSLMPPEVDNGPSPTGDLIKWLVKNIDREHAGPLLVDSFEECPAAVSKLMVFFMETFKRNINKNFESVWKKMEIADSDFHKYCSLVMLDKVLEAFPQFLSRGDSEDMWTLVFGFLVQPDARLKNIRVRLLEGFSDAFEKRTSKNIQKGLGKLKRQVERMTLGNSVKRRLGDKQEIDVQRKKRK from the exons ATGGACTCAATAGTGGCTTCATTTGAAGAAGCTCTCCAACGGCACTTGCAACAGCTGCTTGGTTCTGGTCTTTTTCAAGGCTGTATGGATGCGCTCAAGGTCATAAAACCGCTCCCCGCAGGGAGAATGGAGCCACAGCTGTCGTGTGTACTCAACAAGATTGCTACTCTTACAAAGAAGGCCGATACACAAGTTCTGGAAGCTGCTAAATTAGCTCTACTCAGCTGTCTCAATGAGAAGGAGTTTGGGATTAAATGCCTTCAGACTGTCATCCAGAGCCTGCGTGATGTGTTGGAGCAAGAAACTCAAGGGGATGAGCTGGTCAACTTTGTCTTGTCCACGTGCATGACCGAGTGTGGTAGATGTTTGAAGGATCTGGTTGCTTGTGTGGAATCTGCTGAACAGAAGAATAAGGGAAGAAAGAAGTATTATACCTTTGATTCGCTGAAACTCATGGCTGAGAATGTGATCTTGCAAAGCCAGGCGTTGGAGTTAGTTTCTTTGGTCACTGCTCTGCGGAAGGAGAAGCTTTCAAACGAGGAGACAAGATCAATTCTGGAAGAGAGTCTGGAAAACATTTCAGATGGTTTGGCAAACAATTCTTCTTACCCACAAGAAGATCTCTTTGGTTTAATGTACGACCTTCTTGGCATCAGAATCGGAGATGAGTTAGCTGGCTTTGCTTTAGATCTGTTGATTAAGAGactgaagaagaaaaataagatgGAAGAGCTTCTCAACCAACAGGAGTTGCTAGATCCCTTTGTTCCAGTCGTTATTGGTTTCTTGAGTAACACACAGTTTGTGTCTTCGGCTCTGAGTAGTTTGGATTTGCTGATGAGTAAAAAATTACCTTCCCTCACCCCTGAAGCTGAAGGAGATAGTTATGATGAAGGAGAAAGCAAGGTTTTAGATTTGGCAGTGAATAGTGAAAATGAGGAAATCAGATTGATAGGCAAAAAGATACTGTTGGATTTTttgcacaaggattcccttCGTGATGAGCAAAGATTATTGAAGCATACGGGGTATCTTCTGGAGAAGCTAAG gtCTGATAATCAAAATGAAACAGCTGATCGAGCCAttgacatcctttatgccaTTTTCACGGTACTTGTAGAGACTGGCAGGAAGCAATTTCTTAACAAGCACGCCAAGGAATTGTTTGGCAGCCTTCTATCGCTTATGCCTCCGGAAGTTGACAATGGGCCGTCCCCGACTGGTGATTTGATAAAATGGCTGGTAAAGAACATTGATCGAGAACATGCTGGTCCCCTCCTCGTGGACAGCTTTGAGGAGTGTCCAGCTGCCGTATCCAAG CTGATGGTGTTCTTTATGGAAACTTTTAAGAgaaatatcaacaaaaatttcGAGTCTGTTTGGAAGAAAATGGAGATTGCTGACTCTGATTTTCATAAGTACTGCTCACTTGTTATGCTAGACAAGGTCCTCGAAGCATTTCCCCAGTTTTTATCAAGAGGTGATTCTGAG GATATGTGGACACTGGTCTTCGGTTTTCTGGTGCAACCAGATGCCAGGTTAAAGAATATACGGGTTCGACTATTGGAG
- the LOC106450701 gene encoding reticulon-like protein B5 yields the protein MAEEIERSMPAEQSLMDKISEKIHHHDSSSDSEYEKPDSPSAVKAKIYRLFGREKPVHKVLGGGKPADVFLWRDKKLSAAVLGVATAIWVLFELVEYHLLSLLCHVSILALGGLFLWSNAHTFIKKSPPQIPEIHVPEEPFLLIASSLINELNQGFVILRSIALGRDLKKFLMVVVGLWIISVVGNWCNFLTLVYICFVLLHTVPMMYEKHEDKVDPFAEKAFKELHKHYLVFDEKVVSKIPIASLKAKLG from the exons atggcggAAGAAATTGAGAGATCGATGCCGGCGGAACAATCTCTGATGGACAAGATCTCCGAGAAGATCCACCACCACGACTCGTCGTCCGACTCCGAGTACGAGAAGCCTGATTCGCCGTCGGCTGTGAAGGCGAAGATCTATCGCTTGTTCGGCAGGGAGAAGCCTGTTCACAAGGTCCTCGGTGGTGGAAAGC CTGCTGATGTGTTCTTGTGGAGGGATAAGAAACTGTCAGCTGCTGTTCTCGGCGTTGCGACTGCTATTTGGGTTCTCTTTGAGCTGGTTGAGTATCATCTGTTGAGTCTTTTGTGTCACGTTTCGATTCTTGCTCTTGGAGGCTTGTTTCTCTGGTCCAATGCTCACACTTTCATCAAAAA gAGTCCACCTCAAATTCCAGAGATCCATGTTCCGGAGGAGCCTTTCCTTTTGATTGCCTCTTCCCTGATAAACGAACTAAACCAAGGTTTTGTTATCCTGCGAAGCATTGCCTTAGGCAGGGACCTTAAAAAGTTCCTCATG GTTGTGGTTGGTCTATGGATCATCTCGGTGGTGGGGAACTGGTGCAACTTCCTGACTCTGGTGTACATCTGCTTCGTGTTGTTACACACAGTGCCAATGATGTACGAGAAACACGAGGACAAGGTTGATCCGTTTGCAGAGAAAGCGTTCAAGGAGCTGCACAAACATTACCTTGTGTTCGATGAAAAGGTTGTTTCCAAGATTCCCATTGCTTCCCTCAAGGCTAAGTTGGGTTGA